The following are encoded together in the Panthera leo isolate Ple1 chromosome B4, P.leo_Ple1_pat1.1, whole genome shotgun sequence genome:
- the LOC122224651 gene encoding olfactory receptor 6C4-like yields MKNETFLTEFILLGLSDTLEIQLVIFIFLFLTYIFSIIGNLTIITLTLLDSHLQTPMYFFLRNFSFLEISFTTTFTPRLLFSITTGNKSISFAGCFTQYFFAIFFGATEFYLLAAMSFDRYVAICKPLHYMTIMSSRVCIQLVLCSWLAGFLIIISPIILTSQLDFCASNMLNHYYCDYGPLLEISCSDTRFLELVDFILAVVTLVVTLVLVILSYTNIIWTILKIPSAQQRKKAFSTCFSHMIVISLSYGSCIFMYIKPSAKEGVAFNKGVAVLNNSVAPLLNPFIYTLRNKQVKQAFKDVARKIMSI; encoded by the coding sequence ATGAAAAACGAAACCTTTCTGACAGAATTCATTCTGCTGGGACTATCAGACACCCTGGAGATCCAACTTGTAAtctttatatttctcttcctCACCTACATATTCAGCATCATTGGAAACCTGACAATCATCACCCTTACTCTACTGGATTCCCACCTCCAGActcccatgtatttcttcctccGGAATTTCTCCTTCTTAGAAATTTCCTTTACAACCACTTTTACTCCCAGGCTGCTCTTCAGCATCACAACTGGAAACAAGAGCATCAGCTTTGCTGGCTGCTTCACTCAGTATTTCTTTGCCATCTTCTTCGGAGCCACAGAGTTTTACCTTCTGGCTGCCATGTCCtttgaccgctatgtggccataTGCAAACCCCTGCATTACATGACCATTATGAGCAGCAGAGTCTGCATCCAGCTGGTCCTCTGCTCTTGGTTGGCTGGATTCCTAATCATCATATCCCCAATCATCCTGACCAGTCAGCTGGATTTCTGTGCCTCCAACATGCTGAATCATTATTACTGTGACTATGGACCCCTCCTAGAAATATCTTGCTCAGACACAAGATTCCTGGAGCTGGTTGACTTTATCTTAGCAGTTGTGACCTTGGTGGTCACTCTGGTGCTGGTGATTCTCTCCTACACAAACATCATCTGGACCATTCTCAAGATCCCCTCAgctcagcaaaggaaaaaggCTTTTTCCACGTGTTTTTCCCACATGATTGTCATCTCCCTCTCTTATGGCAGCTGCATCTTCATGTACATAAAACCCTCAGCTAAAGAAGGAGTTGCCTTCAATAAGGGGGTAGCTGTGCTCAATAACTCAGTTGCCCCTTTATTGAACCCATTCATTTACACCTTAAGgaacaaacaagtaaaacaagCCTTCAAGGATGTGGCCAGAAAGATTATGAGTATTTAG